From Acidimicrobiales bacterium, one genomic window encodes:
- the murG gene encoding undecaprenyldiphospho-muramoylpentapeptide beta-N-acetylglucosaminyltransferase, whose product MSARRPWAAIAGGGTAGHVSPGLAIAEEIVARGADRRDIRWIGSSRGLEARLVPEAGFDLQALPGRGIQRRLTPVNIVSVLGLLVAIARAIAGFARRRPSVLVALGGYASVPGVIAAVLWRVPIVLTEQNAVPSVANRLAGRFAKASAAPFPDTALRHATWTGNPVRPAIVAVDRSVQRDGARARLGISADRLMLLVMGGSLGARRINHALYDALPAWRDRSDLCVYHIAGRRDHDELAARVPISAEDALDYRLVAYEDDMASVYAAADLVLCRAGGNSVAEIAVVGLASVLVPLPGAPSDHQTANGRVLADIDAATIVVDDELDGDRLRREVEILLSDSDRRDRMATAAASIGRPDAPAAIVDLVERHARDPLPRSDS is encoded by the coding sequence AGCGCCCGTCGACCCTGGGCCGCCATCGCCGGCGGCGGGACCGCGGGCCACGTGTCGCCCGGACTCGCCATCGCAGAGGAGATCGTCGCCCGCGGCGCCGATCGTCGCGACATCCGTTGGATCGGTTCCTCCCGCGGACTCGAGGCGCGCCTCGTTCCGGAGGCGGGCTTCGACTTGCAGGCACTTCCCGGTCGCGGCATCCAGCGCCGTCTGACTCCCGTCAACATCGTCTCGGTCCTCGGGCTGCTCGTCGCGATCGCGCGCGCCATCGCGGGCTTCGCTCGCCGCCGCCCCTCGGTGCTCGTCGCGCTCGGAGGTTATGCCTCGGTGCCCGGCGTGATCGCCGCCGTGCTGTGGCGGGTCCCGATCGTGCTGACGGAACAGAACGCGGTGCCCTCGGTCGCCAATCGGCTCGCCGGCCGCTTCGCCAAGGCGAGCGCGGCACCATTTCCCGACACCGCGCTGCGGCACGCGACATGGACCGGGAATCCCGTGCGGCCGGCGATCGTCGCCGTCGACCGGTCGGTGCAGCGTGACGGTGCCCGCGCCCGGCTCGGCATCAGCGCCGACCGACTGATGCTGCTCGTGATGGGCGGCTCGCTGGGCGCCCGCCGGATCAATCACGCGCTCTACGACGCCCTGCCCGCCTGGCGTGACCGCAGCGATCTGTGCGTCTACCACATCGCCGGACGGCGAGATCACGACGAGCTTGCGGCGCGTGTGCCGATCTCTGCGGAGGACGCGCTCGACTACCGCCTCGTCGCATACGAGGACGACATGGCCTCGGTGTATGCCGCCGCGGACCTCGTGCTCTGCCGGGCGGGAGGCAACTCGGTCGCCGAGATCGCCGTCGTCGGCCTCGCATCGGTGCTCGTCCCGTTGCCCGGCGCACCGAGCGACCACCAGACCGCCAACGGGCGGGTTCTCGCCGACATCGACGCCGCGACGATCGTGGTCGATGATGAACTGGACGGTGACCGCTTGCGCCGGGAAGTCGAGATACTTCTGTCGGACAGCGATCGTCGGGATCGGATGGCGACGGCGGCGGCATCCATCGGCCGGCCCGACGCCCCCGCCGCCATCGTCGATCTCGTCGAGCGGCACGCCCGCGATCCCCTTCCCCGGAGCGACTCATGA